The sequence tttttctttctttcaattaTTTGCTAAATATTACTGATTATTCAAATGTGTTATTGGTGTCATGTAACTACTTCTAAATGTGTAGAAATTATTCTAACCACACTGGATTTTGTAATTAAATGCTTTTGTATTGTCttttataaaatatgttttgcagAGCGATTGTGTTGCACTCAACAATGAGACTTGTGCCGATGCTTGACCAACTGAGAAAAGGCCTGCAGCTGTACGGCCTGCTTCAAGTGATGAAAACCCACCCAGATTTGTGTTTGCCTATGTTTGTTTCAGAGGAAGATGGCAGAGTGAGTACACATTTATGTTGTCTccattaaaatagttttataaaCATATGGTACAACTTATTTGTATCCTTTGATCACGCTAGGTGGATGCAGCCTTTGTCCTCGAAAGATGCCAACCTGGGTTTAGTGATTTTTATCTGCACAAGCAGATAAAGTTGAGGCTTTGGGTGCCTTTTTGATGTTCAAAAGGCTTTTTGGCAGAATATAGCAATGCCAAAATAACTGAAACCCAATCATTTTATTGTTACTTCGCTCAAATTTGACAGATGTAGACAAAAGTGACAGAAGTCTTTAAAAGTTTTACATTGCCAAATGTGCCTGTTtaccaaactattccataaatCATGTTATAACTGTCAGAGGGTAAATTGGTCAATCCACAGCTGATTAATGTATACCACAACCATCTGAAACCAGCCGACACAAAATGGCTTAATCTCATTTAGTTTTGCAGATACTTGGTAATAGCTGTATTTTATAATGACCCAGTAATTCGCAGCACATTCAAGTCGTGCAAGACTATCAACATTTTGCAAGAGTATGGAATGCACCTATAACATTAATTTAAAGGTTTAACCAAAACTGTTaagttaaaaaaactaaatctgacTTAAAAAGCAGCTTTAATATGCATATCTTCAAAAAATGCAaggcttttaactttttgttctctccttAACATCTACCTTCTTTACAAGAACAAGATGGCCAGAATGAGGATCCACAGCAGCGGACCATTGGCAAAATCATGCGGTGGATAACAGGACAGGCACACAAGCCAGTGCTGCCCATGAGAAGAAGGACTTCTTCATTTCTGTGAAATTTTACCATGACTGTGACTCAAGTAATACCATATGATTTCCTGTTGTTACATCACATTTCCAGTTGCACATCTTACAACCCTGAATGAATTCAAAGAAAATATGATAGCAGCCATGACTTGCGGACAATCATTTAGCCTCGTCTGAgtgatttttgctttttgttagtTAAATGTGCTGTTCTGTTGGAACTTACACATTCTGTCAGTTTTATAAGGAAACACTGTCCAGGACTTTATTTACcagagattttttaaaaaaaaacatttgtgtaaGTTATATTCAGCTGTTTGAATTACAATAAATTCAGGTCAAGGAATGAAAGTTTTTAAactttcagtgtttttatgaaggagactgaaagttttttttcctaaacaaataaacactgaattatTGATGCATATCTTctgatttatgtatttaaacaCAATAATTAAAGTTTTTCATCAAGAACCATAACGACATACAGCTCCATGAACTATACTTTAAAAAGTTATAATCTGTATAGGAATTAGTAAAAAGAATACAACGAAATACGGATGAATAGCTGTGCAGAGAAATTACATTTCATACATGGTAAGTAGCCAAAAATGGTGACATCAATgtagatttttattaaatttgcaaAGGTAAGATACAGAAAATAGTCATATTTTCACAACAGGTGTGTTACTTAAATGCTGTCGCTTGTTGCAGTGATCTTCAACATACTGAATCGACACAAAAAATGTCCTGTCCAGTGGCggctgttggaaaaaaaaaaatattggtggGGCTgaccaatagatttccctgcctaacccagtacatgcattcagattaaaagtcggaaaattactacaattccacaataagcatttaattcccTTCTCAGAATGAGCAGTTTACAGATACATTCAACCATTTACAGCTACCTATATTAGGTCTTATTTTGGAAAGGAACAGTACTATTTGTCACCAAAGTAGGCATATACCATACTGTACTGCCATAATCTTCAGCCAAACAGTTTCAAAATGACACAATGGGTTTCACAACAGAACAGCAACAGAACAGAttttcaaaatatgaaaaaaaatcaaatgacaAAATTATGACACAATGTTCACAGTACCTCTTCAAAACAAATAGCCCAACATTCAAACTAActcacatgacaaaatgtgtgtgtctctctctctgtcattGTCGCCGTAATCTCTACGTCACTGCCTGACTGACTACTAGCTACATCGCCAATTTATGTTAAACCGGCTTGCCATACATCTATATCACTGTGTAGCAGGGGCAAAGATTCCagtagccccaaagccattcattttggcgatgctgattggccaaatatttataaattttccctagcaacattatacgattggttattttgctacacttgtggggcgcTTTGAGTGATAGCCCCACAAAAGAAATTATACGTTCTgtcggtggaaatgcactgttgaATGAGAGGAGTCAATGGGTAGAGTCAagtagtagaagtgttttaataattaatattacatgtagccacatactattaagtaaaaactgacattaataatacttttaaaatctatatatattttgacttttcccctccacatctagggagggcagcgctcGAGcgcccctatgggccagccgccactggtccTGTCCATATGATTGAGAAGGAGCAAGTGGATTGATCATGGTTGTCACAGCTTGCATTTGGAGACAGAGGACAGTCAACTCCTGGGACTTGAACTCCAGAGGGTTCTTCTCTGACACCATCAAATGTTTCCCAGTCAGTTGCAAAGAGCTCTAGGTTCTATAAGAAAAATCAATGACTTCTAACTGCCAAATAATGTTTagattttgtttcattaaacaaACTTGCACATCTTCAGTCTTATGAGAAGGTTTCTGCATGTGTCCCATTGTCCAGAGCTGGTTAGGGGTGAGGCCAACTTCAGACTTTAAAGGATGATTGTCCCATCCTTCTGTGAAGGTGTGCAGAGCATCTGCAATGTGTGGCAGGAACACATAATGTGCACAAAACAAATGCAGAGTGTTGGACAACTCCAGAAGTCCGTGCTCCTCCAGATTGTGAAGTACTTCGTAGTAGAGATGAGTTATACTGGTCCACACGTCTTGCCATAGGCGCTCaattcttaaataaataattatattttaaataaagaaaagcagaaGGTCAAAGAGCAAAAAAGCAAGTGTTTTCCACTTGACTCCTGACTTTTCTTTCCCCTCTGAATTCTGATAAGTCAGAACCCAGAATTCTTCTTGGCACGTGCTTCCATTAACTAaccattaaaaatgtttatgttaGAATAGGATTGCTAAAAATGTGACTTCTATTGATCACACACCTGCATTTTTTAAGAAATGGGTATTATACATTGGTTGCTTTATTCACTGATACTTAGTCACAGACATATACATAATACCTTTGATTGTGTACACTTTTGCCAGCTATAAAACTCCCTCTTCCCATTCCTTTACACTGAACACGGCTTCAGCTACTGCCACGTTTTCAACTCCTTCATCACCTCTTACCCCGTAACCACAGATATATAATTTACATAAATACAGTATGTCTgaaatttattttacacatataTGTCATACATATATTTGTTTGTCGTTGcctgcaatatatatatatatatatatatatatatatatatatatattattgcaAGCAAAGACAACCAAAGCATCAACAAAAAACTACCTGGAAGGCCAACCATAGTTTACCACAGATTTTAGAAAGAATGTAAGAGCAGTGCTTGCTCTGTTGTTTGTTgcagactccaagtacacaatcTGTAAAAATTAAAGGCAAACATGTTAATAATGCATATATACTATATTACCAAAAATATCATTATGATGTAACTTTCTGGAGAACCCATCAATTGCTCCAAATATGAAGATGTTATACCTTTAAAAGAgaattttaattcagttcaactcaattttatttacatagcgccaaatcatgaaatatgtcatcatgaaatatgtcatttatatatatatatatatatatatatatatatatatatatatatatatatatatatatatatatatatatatatatatatatatatatatatatatatagcctgtgttaccactctgcagctttagtgtgtccagttttgcaacatggtgcagcgttagtttatagaaggcagatacaagtagtgaaatcagccagaatacatttccatgcagcacaggagtgaggcatcttttctgattcacgttcacaataacagaactcaacttttttctgccacatacaatatggtggtgacgttgacgtgcgaacctgcgccctatgacgcatctacgtatatgatgtctgtggacATAAATGTAACGTATTTCCGCGTTGGTGAATGCCGGAAAAACGTCAGGAAGCAATACCGTTGTGTGTCCCGATACAAcctgtttgaaaaaaacaaaagaccttGATATTGTGCAAAatgttgtgcatgtaaacaaagcTTAGCAAGACATGAACTtcaaatgttaaacttttatttctcaACCACGAAAAACCAAAGGGTATGAATCAATATCAATAttaagataataaaacaaacagaaaaacagacaaaaaagagAATACCAAGCAAACAGacataccaaaataaatatcaatTATAAAATATTGTTAAGCATAATTATTGTCACCCCAggtaaaaatctttaaataatgtaaagtaaaaaaatatatatatgaaaataatataCCTTATCACTTTTGCCAGCTCTGTGCTATATAGATAAGTTTgacattttagtttaatcagAGGTGGCAATAAAGGTGGCATGTACACACACCCAATGCACTATGGGTCCATGTAGTTAATCtttaatgaataataaaaatggtCGACGTGCAATGCAAGGTAGGGTGTCACttttggagagactaactcacaaaaacttggatgtGTAGACTTGTATCTCTCTagctaatattagaaaaatcacattttttttcttcccagtgtcctgtctagcaatgtggcaataagaaatgatgtcttaatgccaaatagagctcgacagattttgctttcacaagtggagcaaacagctttgcactagtttaggtgtcACCTCTAAAGCACAGCGATGATGGTATGCGTTTCTTTACTTTAAAAGTATGTTCTGAACGCAATATCTACGGAGACAAGTTGAATCAAGGATTTTGCCTTAGGGGGTGTTACTTTAGTAGCAAAGGGAAGAAGACAAACAAGTTAAGATAACATTTCATATTATACAAAGGATACAGAGTGTTACAGACAATAAGCAAGACTCCACTAAGAAACAATCAAATGTGTCACTTTTACACAAAACCAAAGGCTCTTGAAcaattttacaattaaaaaaaaaatatcagcttGGAGACATAACTAAGAAGAAAACTTGCTGACACAAATAGACAAACCACACCCCACGTATatatattttctctctctctcaagtaAATTTGTTCTGAATCTAAGATGGCCAAATCTATGCTGGCATTTCCTCTCAATCCTTCTATACTAGAAGAGtccaacaggtaaaaaaaaaaaaaaaaaaaaaaaagataatttacagTAACATCTAAGGAAGGATATTATCAGTTTGAAAGATAAAAACTTTTCTCCAACATTTAGAAAATGACGATTAACCATGTGTCCACTGAAGTGGACGTCATGCATCTCCCATTACATTTTTTCAACAGAAGTCATATAATTGCTTTACTGCCTTGTAATTGTTTTGCTTATAATTCAGTGTTTAACATAACACATATAAgctattcatttaaaatttacattttagtatattttgtttatactttGTGTATATTTTGCACAGATTAGCTGTTGTTTGTGTAACTATACCAATTATTTATATTGTAGACTTCAAACACAGAAGAATAAGGCAACCTGCAGAATAGTCCAAGAAATTCCATCCAAAGATTCTAAAAATGCAGAAGTCACGATGCTGCATGCACATGGCAGATCAAATACATTTGCATGCAATGCTGTGTGTCACTTTGACCTGGGTGCTTTGCAAACATTCATACAGCTTAGGTGTGATGACCATCAAAGTGTTAGGAGATGCAGAGACTAAAATGACAGTTCATGTTTTCTTGCAACATAAACAAGatatgttgaaatattttcaaagcataaaatgaaaatagtttgtatatttacaacagaatacaagattgttctgtttttagaataaattcataatgttttgtgttgagTGCTCAGGCGCTTGTAATCCACTGTAGTGGACATTTCTGTAACTTCCTGGAAAAATtcaatttttgaaaaaaattcagatttgtttttttttttcaagccctaagaagagtaaaaacacataaaaaaatcttgACTCAGGGATTCATAATTCATGCATCAGAGGGTTAATAACTTtgacttaaaacaataaagaaactaaatttaaaaaagtagatataaaaaaaatccagcttttagcagtatttagattttttttcatgaaataatTGCATTCAACTTCACAACTGAATGACACTAAAAGTCCCAGGAATGttcttttaaatctattttttcatCATTAGGTTGGAAAAGTtgcccttttttaaaaatatatatatttttgcccaCATATAAACAttcaatacaaaaataaacccaTCCCCTCATTTTGAAAGgtttatgtttttcttattttgaaacctaaaagtttaaatatattatttctaTAAAAATGACAAGTGTCCTGTAGTACATATTTATCAAAAATGAtaaattccctttttttccaaaacttcATGCGACATTCACCCCTccatatacattttaatattagctgcactgaggggaaaaaatgtctCATTTGATTGTATAGTTTGTAGACCCCTGTTGTAGGTTTTGTATCTTCCCGTGTATAAAGTGCAGGTGGATACTTCCAGTTTTCCACATTAATATTGCATCTAGATCTAAATTAACTACATAATCCGGAGAATAGTCACTAACTCCTACTAGTCCCTCATATCCACTGAACAATAAAATCCTGAGTTGGGaggaaatataatttttttcatcaagGAGAATTGCGCTGAAATTAAACTTTTCTctgtaactatttttttttccaggagttTACCCTCAGCTGGCTTGTTTAATAATTAAGATTAGCTGGGAGCATTGCCGATAATGGTACTActgttctaaaaaaattaaactaaaaaaaaagttgtaatgtAATTTGCTAACTTTAgtagtaattttattttattttcacagctACTATCTCAACTTAATTGGTGGAAAATTCTAATATAGTACAGTAACTTTAATGTCTCTAATATGATGTAACTGATGGCAATATGTCTTCATTTcatatttgatttttaaaatgttaaagcagCTATTTTccttgtatttttcattgatacTTTTCATGTATATTTTGAAGCACTTTCGGTTTATGAAAATTGTCGGATAAATAAAGCTTCATTGAGTTAggttaaataatataaacataTGATTGCTTTAACATGGCCcgtaataaaaattaaatcaaacagcAGTATGTGTGGATACCACTCATCCTCACACAGAAGTGCaagtttccaaaaaaaagtctgcaagCTTGCCCATGAGAATTGAGGTTTTAAGGTTGCCAGTTTCATTAGatgcccccccaaaaaaaaatcaaaattcagtaaacattttttttttttacttgtctgcaataattaaattttatttctctgtgcaCACTACCGAGTACGAAGCTTCTCATAATCTTTGGGGGCCCATATCAGGCGCCTGAGCTGTATGTCGCTTGCATCACCGATACTCTCGTCCCAGCAGTACTCAGGGGAAAGCAACTTTGTGGGTTTATTAAGCCAAAAGTACTTGTTTAGGTGACTTTCATCATGCCATAAAGCCTCCACATTATTCAGTTTGTCTTCCATGATGTTAACATAGCAGTAATCTGTCAAGGCCTTTACCTTTTCACATGTGCCTCCAAAAATTGCAGCATGATAGTAGTAATCTCCTTCAGTCATGCAAGCTTTGGATTTTGGATTTCTGTCATATGTAAACATGTGCTTTGGAAGTTTGTAATAGTGAGCATGGAGTAGGGCCACCGACTCCCCAAGAGCCTCAGAGCCAAATCTTGCTTTAAATATCTGATCCACATCAAAGCAGAAGACATAGTGGAAGTCGTACTTCAGGACTGCGTCGATTACTTCCGATATCGTCTTCATTCGCATCATGGAGATGTCCTGCCACCTGCTGTACTTCTCCACTTTGACAACTTTGAGGTTTCTCTGAGGAGCTAGGGTAATGTTCTGCACCTTCTCTGGTAAATcagtaaacacaaaatatgtCACAGGTAATCCCAACATAAAATGTTTCTCTGCTGAGGTCAGGAACGTGTTGAGATAGGCCTCCAGATACCTtaaacagagagagaacaggTAAATAGTCAGTATACAGCTTATAGATAGAAAAGCTTTTCTGTTGCATTCACCATAATGGTAAAAACCCTTTATGATGTGCTCACATTGAATGCCGTACAGTTACGGTTGTGGCGCCGCAAGGAACCCAGATACTTAAAAATCCATGTGCCAACTCACATCAGTTGCATTGGTTGTGGGTCCGGTTACCGGTTAatttcagaatgaaatcactgcaCCAATTTAACTAGcttgactagtgtaaacaaaacagcaacacaaaaacacaggGAAACTGAGGGGCTTTTGGATGGTGAAATAGGATATTTAAGCGCATTGATAATGACTTTTaccctaatttttttttaaacgtggccatttttaaataatttatgaggGATAGCAAAAGAAAAGACCAAATGAACTCCTCGCCCACAAAAACTGTATCTCCAATTGACAGATTTATTTTGCCACACGATTATGAAACAAATTTAATCTTAGATTCAGTATAACGCATTTTGGTCCCAgtgatttgcagaaaaagcagCACTGATGCCCATAAGCATCACAGTAACAATGCTAATCAGAATAAGAGCAGAAAcctattaatgtcagatgtatgccaaagaaacaaaagatcTCACTTTTAGGAGCTTTATATTTAAGACAACTTACCAAAATGTTACCACAGTGTTTAGAATTACAGCGGTGAAGCGATCCTCCACCATGGCCCCTATCCAAAACAGCACTACTCTACTCGTCCTATCTGAACTCCGCTCCACTGTACCGCTTTTGGTTCTCAACAGACCCTGTAACGGCGTGGCTTTAAGCCCCACCTCCGTTTTGTGCCCTGTTGTTATTAAGCAGTGTAGCATTAACTTAAGAAATAGTGAGAAATGgtagaataaaaatgtagatcAGGCTCTGACGTatgtgtgtaagtgtgtgtatgtgtgagatCTTCAACGGCTTTGGTTCTTGCTCTCTGGAGCAAGGTACAAGATTGAGAGAAGCCTTCCCTGGCTGCAGCTCTCACTGCcggtaaacacacacacacaaacacgcccacccgatctgtgtgtgtgtgttggctgtttctCTGCTTCTCTCCTCCTGCAAAAGACAGCTCTGCTCTCTGCCGCACAGAGAACACTGGTTAGATCAGTGTTTTCCTTCTCTGTTGTACTGAGTCTGCAAATCAGTTGCCCCCCACTCGCTCCACTgtctgctggctggctggccaCACCTACGGCCAATCAGCAGTGACTGGCCACACCCTTGGCCAATCACTGAGCAGCAGTTAGCTCAGGTAAGAGCTCTACTCTTCTCGACAACAACAGGCATCATGTCCAGAGATTGTAGGTTTGCGTTGTAGAATACAGCCCAGTGGAGTCCATGGAAAGACCTAAAACTGGGCACATGAGAGGCTTTTTAAATCCCTTCATGTGGTGCTGGTTTGTTAAGTCTAAACATAACTCatctaaaataacatttctccTGATTTCCTCCATCTTAATTGAtaaattataacaaaaaaaaaaacattctttaccTAATCAACTCAAATTCAAGCTGttgacttattattattattactacttttGTCTTGGGTGACTGTTGGGTTATGCACTCATGCTTGATATTCGAGATGTGAGCTCAAACTGCTCTGCAACTTATGAAGAAGGAGAGCCAAAGCCTCTCAGACATGACGAAGTCGGCATCAGCTTTGCACAGtttgaaaaaacatttgcatacTTTCTGTTTGCTAGTTTTGCATGcctgaaaataaacacacaccatttttatttataatctCAACTCCAATGAAGTTGGGACGATGTGGAcaacagaacagaatacaatAATCTGAAAATTCTTTTCAAcctatatttaattaaatacaaaTTACAAAGACAAGATACTGAATGTTCGAATTGATAAACCTTGTGTTTATATTAATATTCATATATTGCCCCAAAACCTTTCACCATTAATGTTGCCTTCACAGATGTGCAAATTACTCATGCCATGggcacaaccccccccccccatatcaaCACAGATGCACTGATCATCCAGATAGTCCTTTCCTCCTTAGCCCCGAGGAAACGACGTCCATGAtgtccaaaaataaactgaaatgtgGACTCGTGAAGACCTGGGGCCAAGAGTAGCCGGTGGCATTTCTGTGGGTGTTGGTAATATGTGGCTTTAAGTTTGCATGGTATTTTGTTAAACTAGCACATGCGGATTTAGTGGTGAACTGTGGAAACTGACAATAGGATTTCAGGAACCCCTTTCCAGCATGTTTTAGATGCGTCTCTGCTCCAgctcacctgattcaaatgattgcatggCCTGATCTGCATGCCATCAGGTGCTGCAGAAACCTCTTAATCATCATTCATTTAAGTTATGCTGGGGGACTCATGAGGTATGTGGGAGCAAGAAGACACCTAAAACATGTTGAACAGGTATCCAGGGACCCGGGTTTGGAACCACTGTTTTACACAATGATGCCAGTTTTTAATGCAATGAGGGGACGAATGTCATTAAATGTTGGTTGTTGGCCTCGGTGCTTACATGCAGGGACTTTTCCAGATTCTCAGAATCTTTTGATGATAATATGGACTGTAGATGATGAAATCTTATACAACATGCACGTTTTTTAAGTCaaattttatttgcttatttaattgagattaatattttaattacattattGTTACTGTATTTGTAAAACCATATTTTTcttgtcttgtttttaaatcaaaaaattgttataggctacgttcacactgcaggccttgatgctcaattccaatttttttgtgaaatcgttttttttgcgtgtccgttcacatttccaaatatatgcgacttgtatgtgatctcctgtgtgcatgcgcagtagaggacacgatgacgtcatacgtagcaagcgtgctcattgtttgcggaagtaaacat comes from Fundulus heteroclitus isolate FHET01 chromosome 4, MU-UCD_Fhet_4.1, whole genome shotgun sequence and encodes:
- the LOC105931878 gene encoding N-acetyllactosaminide alpha-1,3-galactosyltransferase → MSSHRGRIAGIITCIVLLVGFISLYSRRLDGIAFTEKFHVPREATPVSKIDLDGKLNFGARPAVQTRTSWNAPIMWELMFDGSLYDRKHKEADTAVALTVFAVGRYLEAYLNTFLTSAEKHFMLGLPVTYFVFTDLPEKVQNITLAPQRNLKVVKVEKYSRWQDISMMRMKTISEVIDAVLKYDFHYVFCFDVDQIFKARFGSEALGESVALLHAHYYKLPKHMFTYDRNPKSKACMTEGDYYYHAAIFGGTCEKVKALTDYCYVNIMEDKLNNVEALWHDESHLNKYFWLNKPTKLLSPEYCWDESIGDASDIQLRRLIWAPKDYEKLRTR